TTTGGTGGAACCCGGTTCCACCAATTCCACGCCTCGATCTAAAATGAACCAGCTCTTTGACAGTGTAAAAACGAGAATCCCAACGACGATGATTCCAAACGCATATACACCCAGCCGGATTTTTTCCATGAGTAGAAAAAAGCCCGGGAAAAGACGAGGTCAATGAAAAAAAGAAATCATATTGGAACAATCAAAGATTACGCTCTGCATCTTTGGCGCATTTCGCTCTCTATGGATCGCGAAATAGGTCAATGAAAAAAAGAAATCATTTTGCTTCCAGAGCGTAGGATCGTTCCGGAACGATCAGATACGAAGAAATTTCTCCTGTGTCGACTCTGAGACGAGTGTTCTGGTTAAACGTATCCAAAATCATCTTTCCGTCCCGAACAAAGTTGTAGAGATAATTTCCGGATTTCATCTTCTTGATCAGAGTAAAGACCCCGTCCCTTTCTTTTTTGAGAATATCCTGCTCCGGATCCCAATGATTGAAATCTCCTACAAGAGTAATCATCTCAGCCTCGGGAGCGTAGATTCTAAACTCAACGGTTCTGTATTCCAATTCTTCATAGGGAGAATCTTCTAAAATTCTCGTGGTCACGTGTTTGTCCGGTCCGGAAGGGATCGCGATGAGTCTCGAAACCAACGAGCCATCTCCGTCTTCCGTCGAATCGGGGTTAGACGGATCATGAGTAAAAAGACCGTCCACTCTGAATTTGTATTCTAAGACCTTGAGTTCTTCTCGAATCGTGTCTTTGCTTTCTGGATCGTAGACTGTGTAAAAAATTCCGTGATCGTTCTTTTTGAGAGGAAGACATCTCCAAAGAGAAAAGTTTCCACAAACGGAAACGTCTTCGTTTTCGATTCCTTCAAAGGTAAAAAGAATACCTCGATTGAGAAGTCTTCCCGTTTCCAAGGAAAGAGAAGAATCGATATAACGGATATATCTCGGCGCCACCGGCCTTTTTAGTTTTTCCATCTGCCAGTAATAGTAGATCTTTTCTTTTTCCACCGGTTCTAAAAAGTCTTCGTAGTCCTCGGAAGAAAAAGAGCCAATCCAATTTCCGGCGTCATCGGCGCCGATCGCAACGGTAATAGTAAGAAGTAGAGCAAGGAGGAATATTTTTGTCTTAGGAAATGATTTCATTCTGAATAAAGATTCGATCGGTTTCGCGAAAAGCATAAGGCAAATCTGGAAATTCGCTTCCAAAGAGAAGAATGGAGTATGGAATCGGACATAAGTCCGAAATGAAGCTCGAAAGAAGATCTCTTTTCGAGAGTGGAAACCCGATTCTTCCCGAAACGAAAGTTCCGTTGTGAGAACAAGAACGTGTCTTTGTAGGAGCTCTAACAAAATCGGATTCGATAAAGGTGGGATTCTCATCTCAAGAAGGCACCCAATTCTTCGTCCAAAAAGAGGAGGAAAGAAAATCGAACTCGTTTTTATCGTTACCTTTCCTTTTTCCTCTTTGCCCGGAAGAGTTTTTTCATTGGAGAATTTCGAAGGATTCCGATAGTATTTAGCAGGATATCATGGCAGAGGCGAATTCTACCCCACTCAAGGAAGCAGAATTAGAACAAATACGTTCTATTCTCCAACCTCTTTCCAAGAATCCGGATATCTCGGAAGAGCTCAATCCTATGCTCTCCGTCTTTCGTGAAAAGATGGGTTACGGAAGTCCAGTTTCCTCCGACGACGAGGAAGAAGATACAACCCCAGCACCTTCCTCCGACTCCGAAAATTTTGACGATGACGACGAAGACGGTGTAGAACCTCCTACACTGGAAAGACCCAAATCCAAGATCATCGAAGACGATGATATCGATTTAGACGAACTCTTATCAGAACCTTCTCAAACTCCTCCTCCTCCTACAGACGACGACTTTGACGTCGCTCCTTCTTCCGATTCGGGAGAAGCCGATCCATTTGCTGATTTTGGAATGGATTCCGAACCGACTCCGGCTGCAAGTTCGGACGAAGAGGATCCGTTTGGCGACTTAGGGCTTCCTCCGGAAACGACACCTTCTTCGAGCGACGATTTTTCCTTTGGAGAAGAGGAAACTCCGACAAGCCCAGATTCTGCCGATCCGTTCGCCGACCTCGATGAGATGACTAGCGAGACTACCCCCGAAGCAGATCCATTTGCCGGGTTGGGTGGTGATACTTCGGAAGCGGATCCATTTGGTGAAAGCGATTTTGGAGCTCCTCCCGTTTCCGACGACGCGGATCCTTTTGCAGGAATGGACTCTTTTACTTCCACACCGGAATCGGGCACTGAAGAAGTCGATCCCTTTGCGGATCTCGGCGGCTCTGGTTTAGAAACTCCGGACGCGGGTGATGATTTTGGACTGTCCTCACCGGAACCCGCTGGAAGCGGAGATTCTTTTGACGATTTTATGTCCTCCTCTCCGGAGCAGAGCGGAGGAGACGATGATTTCTTTAGCCAACCCGCGGATGCGGGACCGTCCGCAGCGGAATCCGATCCATTCTCCGATTTCGGCGATTTAGGTTCTCCGGGACAAGACCCCTTCTCCGATCTCACTTCTTCGGCGACCGCATCCGAAGATCCTTTTGCGGATTTTGTGCCTTCCTCGGAAGAAGACACGTTATCCGACATCCCTGGTGGAGCGGACGCTTCTTTCGATTCGTTTAGTCCTGATCTGGATAGCGATTCCGGAAGCGAGGACTATGACTCCGGAAGTTCTTTCGGACTCGAAGCGGATCTCCAAGGACTGGCGAGCGAAGAAAAACAGGAAATCGATAAGGGACTCAAAGACGAAGAACTCGCCATCATTCAAAAAGAAATTCTTCGTTACCCGCCGGTTCTTCGCCGTGCGGTGATCGACGCGATCGTTCAGGATCGACTTACTCCGAGAGATCAAAAAGGTCTCTTAGAACTCATCAAGATCGAAAGTTCTCCCGATGAGATCGCGGACTTTCTTTCGGGAGTTTTGGGAGAAACGATTTCTCTTTCTCAGAGAGGAAGCGGTTTCTCTCGAGACGGGGTTCCGATCATCTCCACCGACCCTCTTTATACAAAAGAAGGTTTGCAGAGACAAAAAAAAGCGATTCGAAGAACCGTCTTCGGAATCGCGGCCGCAATTTTTCTCATTGTAGGCGGAACGTTTCTCTATAGAAATTTTATCATTCCGAATCAAGCCGCTCAGTATTACGAACAAGGTCTGACTCTTATCCGAGAAGCGGGCGCGTATCCAAAAAACAGCGACGTTCGCAAAAAGAAATTCTTCGAAGCGGAGGAAGCCTTTGCAAGAGGAGAAAACATTCTTCCGAACCATCTCAAATATTTGAATCTCTACGGAGTCGAATACACTCGAGTGGAAGAATACGATCGCGGTTTTGAAAAACTTTTTGGAAAGGTCAGTCCCGACTTCGGCGCGGGCGGAGAAGAATCCGCTTCCAACGCTTGGGACAAAAGAGAAAAAGTTCCGATCATCACTTTAGCGAAAGGCCAAGTCTGGGACAACGGAAAACTTCCGATCGCCGGAAAGATCGGCAATGAGAATCGGATGATTCTTCTCGCACAAGACGGAATTCAAAGAAAAATTCAGAAAGCCGGCGCTTATATCGTGATGCGTTTGGAAAAACAAATTCACGACAATGCTACTTATAAGAATTTAGGAAGATTTCATTCTTCCATCATGCCTTCTTTCACCGAATCGTCGTTAGGCGGTGGAAGATACAAAAACGACCAACTCGCGATCAATTTTTACAAACAAGTCTATACGGACGGAAACGAACCCTACGACGAAGAATCCACGGCGGGAATCGCAAAAATTTATTACAATCGAAGAGAATTTGGAAAGGCGGCTTCGTTTTACAACAAGATCGTGGAAATCGATCCTTCCAGCCCGGTCGGCGAAGGCGGCCTACTCTCCACTTATATCGAAATGTGGAAAGAAGACGGAAATCCTCAGTTCGTGATCAATCACCACAGACAGATCAAAAACAATTTAGACATAGAGAAAAAACTTTCTCTCTATGTTCTTTCCAAACTCGCTTCCTTTTACACTGATTTGAATAAGAAAGAATTAAGAATTCGTTATAATATCAATCCTGTTGATCAGGTTTCCGGAATGGAAGTAAACGACAACGCACTTGAAATCTTAGATCTGATCTATCACAAGACCGAAGAAGATTCCGTAACGGGAACAGAAAGAGACGGAGCCGACTACGCGGAAGGATACTATCAAAGGGGAAGATACTTTGCTTCCATTAAAGAATCGATTCAAGCGAGAAGATTTTTTGAAAAAGCCGCAACCCTCGATCCTGCTCACTACTTGGCCGCGACCGAACTTGCAGAGAACGCGATCCGTCTCGCAAACTTCGGAGAAGCCGACAAATTGTTAAACGAAGCGATCCATCGTTTTGAAAACTACAAACAAAGTTATGGAGCCAGAGAAGAAGACGAAACGCTGATCCAAGGAAACGTAGGAAGAATCTATTTCGACAAGGCGAGAATCCAATATCTCTCGGCCGCCGGAATCAATGAAAAAGATAAGATCACTGAATTCCCTGGAAGAAAGATCTATCCTTTCCGTGCAAGAACCGCAATGGATTCGGTTGCAAAGACAAGATCCATGGAATTGAAAAATTCTCTGGAAGGATTCTCCAAAGCGGAAGCCGTACAAACAGATGAAAACGAATTCACACTCATTCGAAGATGGAGAACCCCTCTTCCTGCGGGAATCCAAAGAGAACTTCGTTACTTCAAGGGCTGGGTGGATTATATGAGCGGCGACTTTGCGGCTTCTCTAAACGAATGGTCCGGGTTTGAAGACGAAGACGAATACAATCATTCTACCCTTCTCATGGGAAAAGCGAACGCGTTTTATTATACGGGTCAATACAAAGCAAGTCTTGGAAATTATCTGAAGGTTCAAGACGATATGGAAGAAAAACTTCTGAACATGGGACTTCCAAAACCGGATGATCCATATCACCAAGAAGTCTACCAGACCCTCGTCGCTGCTTATAACAATATCGGCGCGGTTTATGAAAAACAAGGAAACACGGCAGAAGCCCTGAAACACTACTGGAAGGCGATTGAAACCGCAAGAAAGATCAGCGAAGTTTCGGAAATCGCAATGTCCAATAAAGATCTTATGTTTAAAAAAGAAGCCATTGGACAAGATCCGCTCTTGGAAGACTGGCTCTCTCCCACCTTGGACAGCGTCAAAAAGTTAGTCAGAGAGTAAGAGTTCCTACACAAAACGAGTTTGTCTTATCAAGAACTCGGACCGAGAAAGTCATTTGAGTCCTTTGGAAAAGAAGAAGGCAATGACGTTCTCAATTCTGTTCTGTCAGATCGATTTTTGCCGAAAAAATTCAGAAATCGGAATCCAAATCCGCATCGAACAAAACGAACGAAAAAACATTAAGGATTAAGAATATTCAATTTTGACTGAGTATCCACTTTTTCCCGAATATTCTTTAGGAGCGTTTGGAAGCGGGAAGCGTCGCCGGAAGAAAAGAGCTGATTGGTAGTTTTTTCCCGGGAAGAAAAACTAAATGTAATTTCTTTCGCATTCAAAATTCGATCCACGAGCTCCGTAGGAATCAAAGAAGAAATCCGCATCGAATCCGAATAATCCGTTCCGACCTTGCGTAAGTTGTACCAAGTCCCATCCAACTTGAGAGAAACTCCGATCGGAAAACTGACCTCGAAAGAACTGAGATAATAATCTAAAAAAAGAGATTTCTCTCCGCTGGAATTCTTAAAAACTCCCCGAAAGTTCATCGATTTGGTGTCGCCTTGAGAACAAAAAAGATGAAAACCCGGACAGAGAGGCTCCGAATGAAAAAGGACCTGTTCAAGCGCCGGCTCCGGGGTCTGAAGAACGCTCGTAGAAGAACAAGAAATACCAGTGAACAATATGACGCAGAAAATAAAAGAAGAGATTTGAATCTTCAAAGGGGCCCCCGAGGGAATTTTCCCCAGTTTTTCTTAGGGAGCTACGTTTTGAAAGAAAATTCCAGAAGAATCCCAGACTCCCGCTCGTTGTAAGACATCCTACAAACCCCGAAAAAATCCCTTCCAATCGAGGAAAACCCGAAAAAGGCTTCCTAGGTTTGTGGAGGAAAAATTCAATTTTCAGAGAAGCGCACCCTTGAAACCCTGGTAGGTACTTATGATTTCATTTCCAAAAGATAAGATCAATGTCCTCCTCCTCGAAAACGTCCATCAAGACGCTTTCAATATGTTCAAAAATGACGGCTTTAACGTCCGTCTCCTTCCCGGGGCCTTTACGGAAAAGGAACTCTTAAACGAAATCGAAAACATCCACGTCCTCGGAATTCGAAGTAAAACTAACGTGACCGCGCCGGTGCTCGAAAAAGCAAAACGCCTTCTTACGATCGGCTGTTTTTGCATCGGGACCAATCAGGTCGATCTCCTCGGAGCGGAAAAAAAAGGGATCCCTGTTTTCAACGCCCCGTATTCCAACACAAGGTCCGTGGCGGAACTCGTGATCTCCGAAGTGATCATGCTCGCGAGAAGAATTCCCGATCATATTCGCAATACTCATTCCGGAATCTGGAACAAAATTTCTAAGAATTGTTTCGAGGTCCGAGGTAAAACCTTGGGAATCGTAGGATACGGACATATCGGAAGTCAGGTTTCAGTCCTCGCGGAAGCGATGGGAATGAAGGTGATCTACTATGATATTCAGACGGTTCTTCCTCTTGGAAACGCGATGCCGGCCAACAGTTATCAAGAACTTCTGAGAAACTCGGACTTTATCTCTTTCCACGTTCCGGAAACGGCGGAGACCACAAATCTCTATGGAAAAAAAGAAATCGAAGTAACAAAGAAAGGCGCTTATATGATCAATCTTTCCCGAGGAAAGGTTGTGGATTTAGAAGCCCTCGCGGAAGCGATCAAGGCCGGACATATCGCCGGAGCCGGAATCGACGTCTTCCCGGAAGAACCCGAGTCCAATAACGATCCATTCCTAACTCCGATGCAAAACCTGCCTAACGTGATCTTAACTCCTCATATCGGCGGAAGCACGGAAGAAGCTCAAAGAAATATCGGTTCCGAAGTTGCAAGCAAGCTCGTGAAATTTGTAAACAACGGTTCTACGACATTCTCCGTAAATTTTCCGAATCTGGAAATCACGTCTCTTCCTTCCGGACAATATAGAATTTTAAACGTTCACAAAAACCAACCCGGGTTTTTGAAAGATATCAACTCCATGGTTTCCGAAATCGGAGCCAATATCAGTTCTCAACACTTAGGTACCAGCGCCGAGATCGGATATCTTTCCATGGTAATAGACAAATCCGTCGGAGACGAACTGAAAGAAAAAATCGAAAAACACCCTTTTTCGATCAAAACCCGGATTCTTTACTGAACAAAATGCCTTACGTAAAAGCAATTTGCCAGAAAGAAAATATAATGGAAATGTAATATAAAATTCATAGTCCCTAAGAAAGAATTTTTTGAATTTTACTTGCTTTAATTTGGAGGGATTCCTTACTATTGTGCTATGCACTATAACAGAATTCCCAACACGATTACCGTATATCTGAGCGAACTGGCCGATCAGAGTCTTCGGCTGGCTGAGAATATTCTGAAAGGTCTGCTTCATAGAACCGATTCTCCAATTGAACCGGGAACGGTTTTAGAACTCAAACTCGGAACAATCAGTCTTTCCGGAGCGATTCAGATTCCTGTAAAGGTCATTCGTTGCGAAAAGATTTCCGGATCGGAATACGATCTCTATATGAACTATACGGAAAGAGATTTTAATAAGGTTCAAGAAATCGAAGACCTGATTCGAGATCTTTCTTAATCTTAAGAATCAAGAGCGTATAATGTTCTACAGAGAAAATCCTATCCACTTCAGGGAAAGTTTCTTTCTCTGAAGAATTTCATATGGAACATACGTATTCCTCGCGTTTTTTTCGAGAGTCCCGATCGTAAAGGCCGCTCCGTTAGAAATCACTGCTGAACTTCTTAGCCAAGGAAAAAATCCACCACTGATTGGAGAATGTCAGGTTTCAAACTTTCTTATCCGTAAGAGCTCCTACAAATCGATTTTTCCAATGACCGATCTTTCTTTTATCGTTTGTCCCGGCATCTCGAATCTTAGAATCACTACAATGACTTTAGGCTATTCGGTAAAATCCTCTGGTTTAAAAATCCAATTTCCCATTCTTAATAAAACTTACAGATTGAATTCTTTATAGAGGCGCGTTTACGATCCTTTCTTCCGATCCCTTTTTTATTTCCTCATAAGAACATGCAAAGAAACAAATATTCTATTTTGCTATTCCATTCGCACCGACGGTAGAATTCATTGGGAAACGTTCTCTTTTTAATCAATTTATTAATAGAACGAAGCTCCACTCGATTCTAAAAAGATTCGTTCGACGCTTGGGCTTCCAATTCATTCTTAGAAATCCTGTCAAAGAAGTTGTAAACTCTTACACTGCTCTTTTATAAAAACAAAATCAGAAGAGACAAGATTGCGAAAAAAATAAATCCTATAATCAAAATCGATATCGCCTAACACCTGATAGTTTTCATTTTCTTGCGTTCAAAAGGATTGCGATAATTTGAATTTCAAATTATTAAAAGTTTATAAAATGAAAGAATTCATCGGTCAGCGTTGACAAAACTTCGGTTTCCAAAGAAGTTATCAACTAAGATGAATCCCTTTCAATCCATGCCGGAAGTCAATTCTCCGGAATTCATACAGTATTTTCAGAGTCAGGATACATTCTCACGGAAACTTGGTTACAAAGCGCTGCAAGCAAGTCCCGGTAAGAGTGAATATGAAATCGAAGTAGACGAAACGTTTCACAATCCGGTCAAAATCGTTCACGGGGCCGCACTTTTTGCTGCGATGGATAGTTCCGCCGGAGCGGCGATGGCCGCCTGGATTAAGTCTTCCGGAAGAAAATGTAAGTTTATGGCGACTGGAACCGCCGAAATCAAATATCGAAAGAGCGTAACATCGGGAAAAATTAAGATTCTTAGCGAAATCACGGAACAAAAACGTTCCACGGTTCGTTTGATCTCGAAGTCGATCGATCAGGACGGTGACTTGGTAGCCGAGCTACTTTCTATCTGGGTCGTAAAGTTCGAAGACTAAAAAGCGAGTTCTTTTTAACAAAGATATTAAGCGAAGGAGGTATTTTTAAACCTCCTGCTCTCTTGTTACTTTAGAATTTTTGAATTTTCTAAAATTCTAAGCTACGAAAAACTCTGCACGGCTGATGCTCGCGAGTTCGACGGCGCTCGTGAGATTTTTTGTGGGAAAATAAACGATCTGTTCTCCGACCAATTTACGATTACGATCCAATTCCACGCGAGACCCGTCTTTCAGATGCAGGACGATGTCGATCCCGCGATAGTTAATGTATCTTTCTAACTGGCTCTTAAACTTTGCAGCTTGTTCTTGCATGGAAACTTCCTTAAAATTGTTGAAAGGATGTTCTAGGCCATGCAGGAAAGTACAAGCTTTTTTTTCTAAAGAGACAGAATTTTTTTATTCGGCACTGGGGGAAATCGTTTCCTGCAACGTCCAAGTAGTTCCGTTGTCCGCAGAAACGTATCGACGCATTGCATCACCTTCCTTGTTGCTAAACAAATGAAGTTTTTCTCCTCCCGCCATAGTTACAAAATGACCGAGAGAGGCCGTAAAACTCGGAGTCGGATCGGTATCGTAGTCCGGACTCGGAAGCGGGAAAGTACTTTGATCCACCTGAACCCAGTTTACTCCAAAGTCCATAGTCTTAAAAAGAAAATGTTTATAAAGACCCAGATTTGAAGTCGCGACTAAGGATAAATAAGAACCGTTGTTTCCGCGAACCAGAAATACTACGTCCGTATCCGCAATGCCCGAAGTCGAAATCACTTGTTGATTGGAATTTCCGGGAGAAACAAGGGATCCAAAGGACGTTAGATCACCCACAGTCGAGGTGATTCTAACCGAATTGTTCGTATGCTCTGTATAATGGGATATCGTTAAGTCCTGTTCGATATAGAAGTTTGAATTTCCTAAAAACGTATTGTAGGGCGCAGCCTTATAGTTCGACACAAGAGTAACCGGTGATACTCCAAAGGTCGCAATGGTTCCGTTTGTAGAATTGAACGAATAACTCGAGCCGGTGATCGTATCCAGACAATTTCCCACACTTCCATTGTTAACGACTAAAGAACAAAGAGTATTGATGGGAGCGGCGATCGTAACACGATTCGTAAAATCGCTATCCATGTTGTAACAAGTCGTAGTGCTCGCGCTAATCGGTTGTTCGCAAAAGACGATTTTTTCCGCGGCGCCAACGTTATAACTTCCCATTCCCACTATCTTTTCCCCCGCGATTACCGGAGAAAACTTAATGAAAGTTAGACGATTCCCCGCAATCGGCAAAACGGATCCAACCCAGTAGTAATAGTCCGGAGGGGTCGTCGGGTTCAAAACTTCGAAAAGGATAAAATACTTGTTACTCGTATTTGACGGAATGTATCCGAAACCGATCATATTCGCGTATTGATCTCCTACCATCGGCACATTTGTAGGAATGATATCCGTAGCACTTTCTTTCGCGATGATCAAATCGACGCGGTTTCTCGGATCATCGGTTCCGTCAAACGTCCGGCGAGAATAAGAAATATAAGTATCTAGATTAGCTTTTTTGAAAGCGTGATACTTACTTTGCATAAAATTCGTATAACCGAAAAGATTCACTCCCAAAAGACTTCGTACAATCCCGAGAATTCCATTCGGATCCAGAGCGTTCTCCTCGAACTTATAACACTGAGATTGAATGAGAATTAAAAGAATCAAAAGGAATCGTTTCATGATTTTACCCTATTAAAAAAACCAATTGTATTTTGCTTCGGCTCTCCAGCCGAAGGTTGAGTTGGAACTCGATTGCAAAGAGTTGAATTCTCTCATCGATTCCATCTGAAGCCCCTTTTTAAGAATGGAACCTTGCGGAGTCAGAGCCACCTCTTCCTCTTCCCAAGAAATTCCCGTATAATAAACGTGAGCGAGCTGAATCAGATAAAGGATCGCAGTCGCAGCTGAGATTTTTTGATAATCGTCTATTGCTTTCTTATAATCATCTCTTTTCCCGTTTGTAAGAATCTGACCCGCTAAAAGAGGACTGCTTCCTCCGAGGATCTGCGCGTTCAAACTTGCCTGGTCGTAATCCGCCTTGGTCTGGGTCACTTTTTGAGCGGAGCTATAAGTCGCGACGATCCCCGTCCAAAAAAGAGCCCCGTAAACATAGGCGGTTTTCTTTCTTTCCGCTTTGTAGTGCCCCCAACCGGGCAACAAAGCCGATCGCCAAACAAGACTCCAACGACTGCGATCTCCGGAATGAGGAACCTTGAAATCGGGCTTGGCAACAATCGCTTCCTCTTCGATTTGTTTTTTTTCATCGGCCGACTTGGCTTCTTTTAGTTTTTTTTCCTCTTCTTGACGAATCCGTTTCGCCTCTTCTTCGTTCACGTCCCGATAGACCACTTTTAAAATCGTCTTCTTTGAGATCGTCTTCACCGATCCGTCCGTTAGGCGAACCGTGATGTTCTTCTCGTTTTGCCCCGTCACATCCCCTTTGAGCGCGGTTCCGTTTTTGAGGAGAATCGTCTGGGCGCTCCAGAGAGACTGAGAAAAGAAAAAAAGAAATAAGAGAAGAAATGGGGAGTATATTAATTTTTTCAAAAGGATCTCCATTTTTTATAAAGGGAAAAAACGTATGATTTCACTGGTTAGAATTCAATTCTTGAAATCATATACGATTTTGATGTTTGATATCAATAACTTTTTGGAATTCTCCCGAGGATAATGCTCTGGCTCTAAAAAACGGTCGTGATCAAAGGTAAAGCAACCTGAAGAGCGACGATACAATTCCGTTGAAAATTAAACGAATCGTAATTTGAATCTTTTCGGGTCCTTGGAAAGAATCTTCTTTAGGAAACGACCCCATAACGGAAATAAAATCGGAACTTTTGTTGTAACCCTTCAATCAAAATACAAATCAAAGAATCTACGAATTGGAAATCAAACCGTGCTTTTTGTAGAATTCGTTTAACAATCTTTCTAAAACGTCCGGCTGGTCGTGATGCATATTGTGACCCGCGTTTTCCATCTCTATATATTCCAGATGTCTAAAGTGGGAAAGAATCTCTTCCCGATTCTCAGGCATTAGATGGGTTTCCTTTCCATAGATAATCAGGGTTGGAGAATCAATCGATTCCCAGAGATGGCGCGTCAGATACGGAGAAAAAACAAAAGGAAATCCACGTTTGTACAATGGATCGTTTTTCCATTGATAGCCGTTTTCCGTTTTTTTTGTTAGATACTCCGAAAGATCTCGGATCTTAGAAGAATCCAATTTGGGATAGACGGGTTTGAGTCGAGACGCGACTTCGTCGATGCTTGAAAAGGTTTTATTCTTTCGGTCTTTCGTTCCGACTTCGTTGTTTTCAATCGTATCGAGCCAGGCCTTCAGACGTTTTTTTTCAAATTCGGGGGTTTGGATGGACATAAATCCTTCCAGACAAACAAGACTTTGGATTCTTTCGGGATAAATTCCGGCAAAACGAGCTCCGATTCCGCCGCCCATGGAATGTCCGAGGATATGAAATTTTTCGGGAAGAAACGTGGAGATAAACGTTTTTACGTCCACGAGGGTTTGGATAAAATGATAGTTCCCTTCTCGAAGCCAGTCGGAATCCCCGTGTCCTCTATAATCAAAACGATATATATCGAAATGTTGGGATAAGAATGGGAATTGATAGAGAAAGGTGTCTGACGCGTCTTGAAATCCATGAAATAACAGAAGAGCATTGTCTTTTCCGTTTTTATGAATTTTATAAGAGAGATTGTAACCGCCTGATTGAAAAAAGCCGCTTTCGATTTCGCTCATGCATGCCCCTTAAATAATTCTCGCCAGTCTTTCGGAATGGTCGGAATGCTGAAAGTAGAAACTTTTTCAAGAAGAAGTTCGTCTCCGTCATAGAGATCCAAAAGTTTATCCAAGGAGGAAAGCAGGTCTAACGTTTCCCGTTTTCCAACTTCGCTGAGAGAGGGAGAATGTAGGATCGATTCCAACTTTTCCTTCGCCTTTGTAGCCTGCATTCGCGAACCGCGTCCGTTGGGTTTGACAAAAATTTTATGAAGAGAAACCGAGAGTTGTATGATTCCCTGCAAAAAAATTTTCCTAGGCCCGAAATCCTTTTTCCATTGAAATTCAAAAACCTCGTGAGCCTCAAAGTATTTCCCTTCTCTAAAAAGCCTTTCGCCGTTTTGATAAGCGAAGTCGACGGTTTTTTCCGGATCCGAAGTCGCGGTGATCACGTCGAAAAGAGCAACAATTTCGGGATCAAATTTCAAACTGTTTCCAGTCCTTTTCCTGGATCGCAGATAACGGAGCTGCAAAAGAACCTTCTGCGTCTTTTACATAGGACTCCTTTCTCATTCCCAAAAGCACAACTCCTTCTTTTAGAGAAGAATGCAGTAAGTGAAGCGCCGTTCCGGAAAGATTCCAGCCCTTATACTGAGGATAGAATGTTACGATTTTTTCATACAGTAAGTTTGAATTTTGTATATTATGAAAATGAACGTATCGTTCCAAAAGAGGAAGTGCGTCGTTGAGTTTTTCTATGTATTCGGTTTGTTTGTCAGTCCCCACGATTTTCTCGATCTGAACGATCAACTGTTGCAT
This is a stretch of genomic DNA from Leptospira tipperaryensis. It encodes these proteins:
- a CDS encoding LIC11996 family lipoprotein gives rise to the protein MKRFLLILLILIQSQCYKFEENALDPNGILGIVRSLLGVNLFGYTNFMQSKYHAFKKANLDTYISYSRRTFDGTDDPRNRVDLIIAKESATDIIPTNVPMVGDQYANMIGFGYIPSNTSNKYFILFEVLNPTTPPDYYYWVGSVLPIAGNRLTFIKFSPVIAGEKIVGMGSYNVGAAEKIVFCEQPISASTTTCYNMDSDFTNRVTIAAPINTLCSLVVNNGSVGNCLDTITGSSYSFNSTNGTIATFGVSPVTLVSNYKAAPYNTFLGNSNFYIEQDLTISHYTEHTNNSVRITSTVGDLTSFGSLVSPGNSNQQVISTSGIADTDVVFLVRGNNGSYLSLVATSNLGLYKHFLFKTMDFGVNWVQVDQSTFPLPSPDYDTDPTPSFTASLGHFVTMAGGEKLHLFSNKEGDAMRRYVSADNGTTWTLQETISPSAE
- a CDS encoding carbohydrate-binding module 48, which codes for MLFAKPIESLFRMKSFPKTKIFLLALLLTITVAIGADDAGNWIGSFSSEDYEDFLEPVEKEKIYYYWQMEKLKRPVAPRYIRYIDSSLSLETGRLLNRGILFTFEGIENEDVSVCGNFSLWRCLPLKKNDHGIFYTVYDPESKDTIREELKVLEYKFRVDGLFTHDPSNPDSTEDGDGSLVSRLIAIPSGPDKHVTTRILEDSPYEELEYRTVEFRIYAPEAEMITLVGDFNHWDPEQDILKKERDGVFTLIKKMKSGNYLYNFVRDGKMILDTFNQNTRLRVDTGEISSYLIVPERSYALEAK
- a CDS encoding PaaI family thioesterase, which translates into the protein MNPFQSMPEVNSPEFIQYFQSQDTFSRKLGYKALQASPGKSEYEIEVDETFHNPVKIVHGAALFAAMDSSAGAAMAAWIKSSGRKCKFMATGTAEIKYRKSVTSGKIKILSEITEQKRSTVRLISKSIDQDGDLVAELLSIWVVKFED
- a CDS encoding LA_0442/LA_0875 N-terminal domain-containing protein, giving the protein MEILLKKLIYSPFLLLFLFFFSQSLWSAQTILLKNGTALKGDVTGQNEKNITVRLTDGSVKTISKKTILKVVYRDVNEEEAKRIRQEEEKKLKEAKSADEKKQIEEEAIVAKPDFKVPHSGDRSRWSLVWRSALLPGWGHYKAERKKTAYVYGALFWTGIVATYSSAQKVTQTKADYDQASLNAQILGGSSPLLAGQILTNGKRDDYKKAIDDYQKISAATAILYLIQLAHVYYTGISWEEEEVALTPQGSILKKGLQMESMREFNSLQSSSNSTFGWRAEAKYNWFF
- the serA gene encoding phosphoglycerate dehydrogenase — translated: MISFPKDKINVLLLENVHQDAFNMFKNDGFNVRLLPGAFTEKELLNEIENIHVLGIRSKTNVTAPVLEKAKRLLTIGCFCIGTNQVDLLGAEKKGIPVFNAPYSNTRSVAELVISEVIMLARRIPDHIRNTHSGIWNKISKNCFEVRGKTLGIVGYGHIGSQVSVLAEAMGMKVIYYDIQTVLPLGNAMPANSYQELLRNSDFISFHVPETAETTNLYGKKEIEVTKKGAYMINLSRGKVVDLEALAEAIKAGHIAGAGIDVFPEEPESNNDPFLTPMQNLPNVILTPHIGGSTEEAQRNIGSEVASKLVKFVNNGSTTFSVNFPNLEITSLPSGQYRILNVHKNQPGFLKDINSMVSEIGANISSQHLGTSAEIGYLSMVIDKSVGDELKEKIEKHPFSIKTRILY
- a CDS encoding alpha/beta fold hydrolase; translated protein: MSEIESGFFQSGGYNLSYKIHKNGKDNALLLFHGFQDASDTFLYQFPFLSQHFDIYRFDYRGHGDSDWLREGNYHFIQTLVDVKTFISTFLPEKFHILGHSMGGGIGARFAGIYPERIQSLVCLEGFMSIQTPEFEKKRLKAWLDTIENNEVGTKDRKNKTFSSIDEVASRLKPVYPKLDSSKIRDLSEYLTKKTENGYQWKNDPLYKRGFPFVFSPYLTRHLWESIDSPTLIIYGKETHLMPENREEILSHFRHLEYIEMENAGHNMHHDQPDVLERLLNEFYKKHGLISNS